One Dromiciops gliroides isolate mDroGli1 chromosome 3, mDroGli1.pri, whole genome shotgun sequence DNA segment encodes these proteins:
- the LOC122750903 gene encoding olfactory receptor 2L3-like has protein sequence MEEWNQTTNGFFLLGLFPPTKTGLLLFLLIVLIFLIAFLGNSTMILLIWMDRHLHTPMYFLLSQLSLMDLIYIWSTVPKMAVSFLSGDNSISLVACGFQSFCFLLIAGGEGLLLASMAFDRYVAICRPLHYPILMSKRVYLLMISGSWASSSINAIFHTVYALCMPYCKSRVINHFFCDIPAMVPLACMDTWAYEYTVFFSTNIFLLVPFLGIMTSYGRVLYAVCHMHSTQGRKKAFTTCSTHLTVVTFYYVPFVYTYLRPPSLRSPEEDKNLAVFYTILTPMLNPIIYSLRNKEVLGAFQRVLGRSLSQKE, from the coding sequence ATGGAGGAATGGAATCAAACTACCAATGGTTTCTTCCTACTTGGTCTGTTTCCCCCAACAAAAACTGgcctgctcctcttcctcctgattGTTCTCATCTTCCTAATTGCCTTCTTGGGTAACTCAACCATGATTCTCCTCATCTGGATGGATCGCCACCTCCACACCCCCATGTACTTCCTACTCAGTCAGCTCTCCCTCATGGATCTCATATACATTTGGAGTACAGTTCCCAAGATGGCTGTCAGCTTCCTGTCTGGGGACAATTCTATTTCTTTGGTGGCTTGTGGATTCCaaagtttttgctttttgctcATAGCTGGTGGGGAAGGGTTACTCCTGGCATCCATGGCCTTTGACCGTTATGTGGCCATTTGTCGCCCCCTCCATTATCCTATTCTCATGAGCAAGAGAGTGTATTTGCTAATGATTTCTGGGTCTTGGGCCTCTTCATCCATCAATGCCATTTTCCACACAGTGTATGCACTCTGCATGCCTTATTGCAAGTCCAGAGTCATTAACCATTTCTTCTGTGATATCCCAGCCATGGTGCCTCTGGCCTGCATGGATACCTGGGCCTATGAGTATACAGTGTTTTTCAGCACCAACATATTTCTTTTGGTTCCTTTCCTTGGTATCATGACTTCCTATGGTCGAGTTCTCTATGCTGTATGTCACATGCACTCTAcacaagggaggaagaaagctttCACCACTTGTTCTACCCACCTGACTGTGGTGACATTCTATTATGTCccatttgtgtatacatatctgAGGCCCCCGTCTCTACGTTCCCCAGAAGAGGATAAGAACTTGGCTGTCTTCTATACTATCCTCACCCCTATGCTTAACCCCATCATTTATAGCCTGAGGAATAAAGAGGTTCTGGGGGCCTTCCAGAGAGTCCTTGGGAgatctttatcccaaaaagaatAG